From Engraulis encrasicolus isolate BLACKSEA-1 unplaced genomic scaffold, IST_EnEncr_1.0 scaffold_26_np1212, whole genome shotgun sequence:
tttatttccctggttcatttgGCATATCTTTTACTTAGCGTTGTAACTGAGAGTGTCCGGCATTTATTATATTTCAGTGTTTTCAGCTCATTTACAACACGTTTCAAAACGTGCATTTCATActgtcattcatttatcaacttccaccTGTTTAAGCGATATCTAATAGGTAACAAACATCTCTAGCAAACTGGCTATTTCTAATCATAGACGTTTATTTTGTTAGAAATACTGTAATTGAACTGTAAGTacatttctgtagcatttaacTGACCAGGTCACCATGCTGTCACTTtctcgttcagcaacaagtgaatgttccaatctgtgtCCGCCGTTTGGCttgttttttatttgaattttactGGGATTGTTTGCAGTGTATGCCATACTATGCAAATAAGGGCTTTTGGTTTAAGAAAATTGTTTTAGTcgtctttgtgttttgtttgcatttttttgGTTTGCTATTTTGGGCTTGTGTTATTGTTATTTacttgattgatttattttgtgaaagggGCTTAACATTCTCCAAAGGTCCTAGTAAATGAAGTACAGTATACAGGTGAAAGAATAGGCCAAAATGTTTGCAGACATAATAATCTTGGGGTTATCCCCAACATATTTctaatttacagtcaagctctatgtTATTGTAGCTCTGTCAAGCCACGGTCCTTTGAATTTGTCTAACATGGtggatatgttgtgtgtgtgtgtcagcagcaagTGCTGTCTTCTCTGCTTGTTGTCTAAAGTAAGATCTGCTCCTGAGCGGTGTCTTGTTGTCTAGATCTGCTCCTGAGCGGTGTCTTGCTGTCTTCTCTGCTGAAAGATCTGCCCCTGACCTACTACCTCCAACATGAGTGGGCTGgaggaacaacacacacatacagcactctGCTTGTTGTCTAGGGTAAGATCTGCTCCAGAGTAGTGCCTTCTATGCTTGTTGTATAGAGAAAGATCTGCTCCTGGGTGGTGTCTTGTTGTCTAGATGTGCCCCTGACCTGAGCGGTGTCTTTTCTGCTTGTCGTCTAGGGTGAGATCTGCCCCTGACCTACTGCCTGCAACATGAGTCTGCTGGAggagcagcaaacacacacagcactgggaGAGGATAGTGTTGgaaatgtgtgagtctgtgtgcatatAATGACATATGCATACTGCTTCATAAAAGACAAACCTAAACGTATACAGCTTATATTTTCTTCCAGCCCACTtgatgtgaagaggccagactcccctgtacccagctgtgtgtccatgaagagtgaccagtccatgggcATACCAGCAACGTTTGGAAAAGGACACTCATCTGATCAGAAgtaagacacatacagtattatagAAATCAGCAGCACTCTGGtataaggatgtgtgtaatgtgtgtgtgtgtggggcagttgtggcctagtggttagagagtttgtCTTtcgatctaggggttgccggttcaaatatcccctgacctttccctacatctatatccatggctgaagtgcccttgagcaaggcacctaaccccacattgttccagggattgtaaccaataccctgacaaataataacggTAAGTTGCCTTGAATAAATTGaaggcatcagctaagtgcaatgtaatgtaatgtaatgtaatgtttgcatGCAAATACAAGCCTCAGCTTGGACTGTAGGTGTTCTCAAACACACAGCAAAAATATCCTTTTTGAGTTGTTCCCTGTTCTAATTAAATTTTAATATAAAAACGAATCCACCGTTGTGCTAGTACAATAACAATGTGCTGGTTGACATTTGGGTGGTCCACACGATACTGACACTGCTATGAGATCTCATCATAAATTGCTGTAGTTTCATGAGACAATCTCAGATTACCAAAATTGTTCGTGTAGACATATAAAATGCTGTATATACATAAAACAATCTCAGATTAGCCAATTTGTCAACAGATATGTAGACATGTAACAGATGTCCGCTAGCAGAACCTACTGTTGAACTAGGCATGGAACGGTTTgtgtcgcaaaccgaaaccgtacggtgtgcatgtcacggaacagggtagtgcgcaaccgcacggtgctgCACGGTttccacaaaaaaaaagagagagagtgaccaccggcggacgaggcaattaaaatcctactacttttacaagcataaaacacaaagactacgtaggatattgagtgtggaaagactgatttatatcagccaaatgaaaggcataatgtaacagcatgcaccagctgagtaggctacagtagcctacaagcaagcgcaggtcggtcaggacaggagcgcctccctctcccccctctctctccacgttagcgcaagtgactgcccccagcctttattctgaccaatttaaattaaatgaacatgaatttacaaaaaaatgacagattagcagaacaaagtagacttacgttacagtagcctagtgtaggttatatccacgtggcattggatggggattccggacggcataatgcgagatatgaacatatccatcagattcactgcgctgtccttaactgcaatcaactgtaggcctaattacatgtagccagttaaactctgatggaatgagggggactttgtaatgttgcctagttaacattgatgtttaacactataaccaaaataaaatgactgttttaacaggctcagattcacaggagttttgtgaaacattcttgtgaatacacttctaaaaaaaacgatctttttaaattatttgttaccttaactttcacattttaacataacttaaccctatcacttgttcacttgaaattgaatttgacttctgattttacttctatgcttctcacggccggcagtttcttgATAGGAAGCAACATTCCTAAGCGCAAATCTcacagaaagcggtatcaaaataaaagtccaattcgttctcagtgtgtcattaaccaaaatagtcatactgcactgacctaatggtctcattgcctacaggagtgtagctgttttatttttacacgtcaaatgtgttatagtatgtaatatttgaatatttgtcaacttaaaagttaggacttagttctccctttttgtgaaataaatggaagcatgttaaaatcattgataagatatattttctctttcagtaacttcaccttgttaggttaaattaagtcaaattcaacatacccatgataagcttacattttcattctaatttctattttagacatttacggtgcataatacattttatttttttaaaaaataattgaaaaaaacaaaaaacagaaccgtacaaaaccgaaaaccgtgaccttgaaaccgtgatatggaccgaatcgtgacttttgtgaaccgtaccacccctatgtTCAACATTAGGAACATAACGTATCATAAGTAGCATATTTGTGTTATGTGTACTCTGTATTAAGTATGTTGTGAGTCTATtttcaaatgttatcttttcctACTAAAACAAATCATAGGAACACAAATGAGTGGCGTCACTTCtttcacccatgtgtgtgtgttgggtaggtGAACCAGAGATGGTGAAAAGGCAGGTCAAATCCTAGCATTTGTTTGGTTGAAACAGAAACTGAAAAGTATTATTGACTTCCTACCAGTCCACTTGATGTGAAGAGGCCAGgctcccctgtccccagctgtgtgtccatgaagagtgaccagtccatgcaTCGACCAATAAAGTTTGGAGAAGGACACTCCTCTGATGAGAAGTAAGACCCACATCAAAGcaaatcacagtgtgtgtgtgtgtgtgtgtgtgtgtgtgtgtgtgtgtgtgtgtgtctgtgttttatgaTGACATACTGTGCACATACTAAGAGATCAGAGCAGATTAAGTTGATTAATTAACTTCCCTGTCCGTCTCAGACAGCAGAGATCAGATGGCAATACAAAGGTGAtggacagaagaagagaagaggaggaagagagaggagagatggacagaagtagagaagaggaggatccTTCTTCAGAGCAGAGGTGAGCTGCTGTCCTGTTTTCATTCCTTTTTGAGGTAATAATAACTGACATACTGGAAACCAAATTAATGCTAATTGACACCAAATAGAATGCTCATCACTCAGTAATTATAAAACACAGTAAGCACTTAAGCGAGTGAATGTGAGGCATTATTGTACAGCTCTTTCATTAAACTCCATCGCTCAAATTCATTTATTACATTAAATGAACCTACATACATTATCTGCTTCAGTTACAGATGTGGATATCTGCGTCAATAGAAGATCATGACGTGTGTGCATTTACAAATGAACACTCTACAATGTATTTCATCAAACAAGCAATCCTGTTTCCATGAGTTACAGATGTAAACAGATGTGTGAGATACCACAAGATCATAAAATCCCCAGTAATTATGAAACACAATAAACATGTGAGGCATTACTGTACAGCGCTTTCATTAAACGTCATTGCTCAAATTCAGCTTATTACATTAAAATAAATTAACTTTGAACATGCACCTACATACATTATCTGCTGCAGTTACAGATGTAAACAGATATCTGGGGAAATAAAGGACCATAAAGCCCTTCTGAAGGAGAAGTTTCTGTGCTTGACTGAGGGAATCTCCAAGCAGGGAAACCCCACACTCCTCAATGAGATCTACACAGaggtctacatcacagaggggggcGGTGGAGAGGTCAATGATGAACACGAGGTCAGACAGATTGAGGCAGCATCCAAGAGATCAGCTACATATGACAAACCAATCAAATGCAATGACATTTTTAAACCCTTACCTGGACAAGAAAAGGACATTAGAACTGTGCTgacaaagggagtggctggcattgggaaaacagtctctgtgcagaagttcattctggactgggctgaagaaaaagccaatcaggatgtccacttcatatttcctcttcctttccgtgAGCTTAACTTAGTGAAGGAGGAACATCTCAGTTTAGTGGGTCTGATTAAACGATTCTTTGGTGACATCAAAGATTTCAGCATTTTCACCGATGACAAATGCAAAGtgctgttcatctttgatggtctggatgagtgtcgGATTCCTTTGAATTTCCACTCCACATCAAAGTGTTGTGATGTAACAGAAGCAACCACAGTGTCTGGTTTGTTGACAAACCTCATCAAGGGGAATCTGATGCCCTCTACCCTCATCTGGATCACCTCTagaccagcagcagccaaccAGATCCCCCATGAAACTGTTGACCAGGTGACAGAAGTACGGGGGTTCAATGACCCCcagaaggaggagtacttcaggaagagagTTAGGAATAAGAAGATGGCTAAAAGAACCATCGGCCACCTGAAGTCATCTAGGAGCCtcttcatcatgtgccacattcctgtcttctgctggattgcagCCACTGTGCTAGAGAGAATGTTGAGGGACGGAAACACAGGAGAGATCCCCAAGACTCTGactcagatgtacacacacttcctgatTATTCAGACAGAAGTCAAACAGAAgtacacagacagagaagagacagaggaagggatgattttcaaactggggaaacttgcttttcagcagctgcagaagggcaatctgatcttctatgaggagGACCTGAGAGAGTGCGGCATTGACATCACAGAGGCAtcagtgtactcaggagtgtgtaccCAGATCTTCAAAGAGGAGGCTGGGCTGTACCAGGGGAAGGTGttctgctttgtgcatctcagcaTTCAGGAGCATCTTGCTGCATTGTATGTGCACCTCACTCTCATCATCCAAAAGGAAAATGTTCTAAACCCAATTATCCCAAGGCCAGACACATTCAAATTCAAACTTACTCGGATTTTTGTGTCAGATGCAAATGAGGGTGATGAAGTGTCTGTCTTTGAGATGCAGAAGATTGCAGTAGATCTGGCATTACAGAGTGAAAATGGACatctggaccttttcctccgcttcctcctgggcctctcactggagtccaatcagaatcTATTGAGAGCTCTGCTGCCACAGGCAACCATCCAATCACAGAGCACAGATGACACTGTCCAGTACATCAAGAAGAAGATCAGGAAGAATCCCTCATCAgagaaatgcatgaatctgttccaCTGTCTCAATGAGCTGAATGACCAGTCCCTAGTGGAGGAAATCCAGAACTACCTGAAGACATCAGGAGGTCTAAAGGAAGCCAAACTCTCCTCTGCACAGTGGTCAGCTGtggtgtttgtgctgctgaccTCAGATCAGCAGCTGGATACGTTTAGACTGAGTGAATTCGGCACATCAGAGGAATGTCTATTGAGACTGATGCCTGTGGTCAAAGCCTCCAGATCAGCAGAGTAAGTCAATCACCACTATAATcatgaagtatgtgtgtgtgtgtgtgtgtgtgtgtgtgtgtgtgtgtgtg
This genomic window contains:
- the LOC134442933 gene encoding NLR family CARD domain-containing protein 3-like; the encoded protein is MRVSTIRQMDLIKALASQSHTLRVTVASGDRVGPLDVKRPGSPVPSCVSMKSDQSMHRPIKFGEGHSSDENYRCKQISGEIKDHKALLKEKFLCLTEGISKQGNPTLLNEIYTEVYITEGGGGEVNDEHEVRQIEAASKRSATYDKPIKCNDIFKPLPGQEKDIRTVLTKGVAGIGKTVSVQKFILDWAEEKANQDVHFIFPLPFRELNLVKEEHLSLVGLIKRFFGDIKDFSIFTDDKCKVLFIFDGLDECRIPLNFHSTSKCCDVTEATTVSGLLTNLIKGNLMPSTLIWITSRPAAANQIPHETVDQVTEVRGFNDPQKEEYFRKRVRNKKMAKRTIGHLKSSRSLFIMCHIPVFCWIAATVLERMLRDGNTGEIPKTLTQMYTHFLIIQTEVKQKYTDREETEEGMIFKLGKLAFQQLQKGNLIFYEEDLRECGIDITEASVYSGVCTQIFKEEAGLYQGKVFCFVHLSIQEHLAALYVHLTLIIQKENVLNPIIPRPDTFKFKLTRIFVSDANEGDEVSVFEMQKIAVDLALQSENGHLDLFLRFLLGLSLESNQNLLRALLPQATIQSQSTDDTVQYIKKKIRKNPSSEKCMNLFHCLNELNDQSLVEEIQNYLKTSGGLKEAKLSSAQWSAVVFVLLTSDQQLDTFRLSEFGTSEECLLRLMPVVKASRSAE